A stretch of Kyrpidia spormannii DNA encodes these proteins:
- a CDS encoding type III-B CRISPR module-associated Cmr3 family protein, translated as MIHVQIWPRDPLVVRDARPFGPEGGNRMVCLDWPYPSVLAGFLRTWVGKHVVDSPGIEPFTPTRVQWLKSLTIGGPYPCVGEKLYFPAPLDVVLFRDDDSHSLRGIALRPHEMGEGEGCDLPHPALLPVVVTEDLKPAKGPAFWSRERMMAWLMDDHRSNLAIPAEEGTSNITDFQLSPPEYLYPLKRDVRVHVHIDPLTGRAGDEQLFSTSGLAFPHGVGIVTWVEGLEESSWPSEGAVLAPLGGERRLSFLQTTSPLPWFPDDELSIALDGADGVRMVLATPGLFRYGWLPGWIDPDTLQGTPPGMNGLRLQLRSACVGRWKPLSGWSIEKGHYGPKPIRRIVPAGSVYFFEVLAGNPGAYIKDAWLRSVADEEQDRRDGFANALWGRWQR; from the coding sequence ATGATTCATGTGCAGATCTGGCCCCGGGATCCGCTCGTGGTGAGGGATGCTCGCCCTTTTGGTCCGGAAGGCGGCAACAGAATGGTCTGTTTAGACTGGCCATACCCTTCTGTCCTCGCCGGCTTTCTGCGAACCTGGGTGGGGAAACATGTAGTGGACAGCCCAGGGATAGAACCCTTTACACCAACGCGAGTTCAGTGGCTGAAGAGTTTGACCATCGGCGGCCCTTATCCATGTGTCGGCGAGAAACTCTATTTTCCTGCGCCGCTCGATGTCGTTCTTTTTCGGGACGATGATTCGCATTCTTTGCGAGGAATCGCCCTTCGCCCCCACGAAATGGGAGAAGGGGAGGGGTGTGACCTGCCCCATCCCGCTCTACTTCCTGTTGTCGTTACGGAAGACCTCAAACCGGCCAAAGGTCCGGCCTTTTGGTCCCGAGAGCGCATGATGGCGTGGTTGATGGACGATCACCGCAGCAATTTAGCCATACCGGCTGAGGAGGGTACAAGCAACATCACCGATTTCCAGCTATCACCGCCCGAGTACCTTTATCCGTTAAAGCGAGATGTGCGCGTGCACGTTCACATCGACCCGTTGACTGGACGTGCCGGGGATGAACAACTGTTTTCCACATCGGGACTGGCGTTCCCCCACGGCGTGGGGATCGTCACGTGGGTGGAGGGGCTGGAGGAGTCCTCGTGGCCCAGTGAGGGGGCCGTGTTGGCGCCCCTGGGCGGGGAGAGGCGGCTTTCCTTTTTACAGACAACGTCCCCCCTTCCGTGGTTTCCCGATGATGAATTGTCGATCGCCCTGGACGGTGCCGATGGGGTGCGAATGGTTTTGGCCACTCCGGGTCTGTTTCGGTACGGTTGGTTGCCGGGCTGGATTGACCCGGACACGTTACAAGGCACGCCGCCCGGCATGAACGGGTTGCGGCTGCAATTGCGGAGTGCCTGTGTAGGCCGGTGGAAGCCGCTCTCCGGCTGGAGCATAGAGAAGGGCCACTATGGCCCGAAACCGATTCGCCGGATCGTCCCGGCCGGGAGCGTCTACTTTTTCGAAGTGTTGGCGGGAAACCCCGGTGCTTACATAAAGGATGCGTGGCTTCGATCGGTGGCGGACGAGGAACAAGATCGGCGAGACGGTTTTGCAAACGCTCTTTGGGGCCGTTGGCAGCGATGA
- the cmr4 gene encoding type III-B CRISPR module RAMP protein Cmr4 — protein MRGHNRMFWLHAVTPLHVGAGQGVGFIDLPIMREKVTHWPVVPGSAVKGVLRDYFQGTDLKGFTLAFGQGGVGDEQAGSLVFTDAHLVMLPVRSLYGTFAYVTSPFVLMRLRRDLEMVYGSGMPADMGSVGATIAEGEIYLSELSSLAMDQSVFLEDLDFTAKTDPTVKQWADFFAEALFPENDPWRPFFLERFAMVSDNVFNYLCETATEVQARIRINDDTKIVEKGALWYEENLPAEAVLAGVVWCDQVYGKDVTPQELITNFCPSKVNLQIGGHASVGKGQIRCLFTPGEKKG, from the coding sequence ATGCGGGGCCATAACCGGATGTTTTGGTTGCACGCCGTCACTCCCCTCCATGTCGGGGCGGGACAGGGCGTGGGGTTTATTGATCTGCCGATTATGCGGGAAAAGGTCACCCATTGGCCGGTCGTTCCGGGAAGCGCCGTGAAGGGGGTCTTGCGGGACTATTTTCAAGGAACAGATTTGAAAGGGTTTACACTGGCCTTTGGACAGGGAGGAGTGGGGGATGAGCAGGCGGGGTCACTCGTGTTCACCGATGCCCATCTGGTGATGCTGCCCGTACGCAGCTTGTACGGGACCTTCGCCTATGTTACCTCTCCTTTTGTCTTGATGCGCCTGCGGCGGGACTTGGAGATGGTGTACGGCTCAGGAATGCCCGCGGACATGGGAAGCGTAGGGGCTACTATAGCCGAGGGTGAGATTTATCTTTCAGAGCTCAGCAGCTTAGCTATGGACCAGAGCGTATTCCTGGAAGATCTCGATTTCACTGCCAAGACGGACCCGACGGTTAAACAGTGGGCTGACTTTTTCGCGGAGGCTCTTTTCCCTGAAAATGACCCCTGGCGGCCCTTTTTTCTCGAACGGTTTGCCATGGTTTCAGACAATGTCTTCAATTATCTCTGTGAAACGGCCACCGAAGTACAGGCTAGGATCAGGATCAATGACGATACGAAAATCGTGGAGAAGGGAGCCCTCTGGTACGAGGAAAATCTCCCGGCCGAAGCGGTACTGGCCGGTGTGGTGTGGTGCGATCAGGTGTACGGAAAGGACGTCACGCCGCAAGAGTTGATCACAAATTTTTGTCCGTCAAAAGTGAATTTACAGATCGGCGGTCATGCCAGCGTCGGCAAAGGGCAGATCCGCTGCCTGTTCACACCCGGGGAGAAGAAGGGGTGA
- a CDS encoding type III-B CRISPR module-associated protein Cmr5, whose amino-acid sequence MQTRQQQWARDVYEKIDRVEKRSREEQKDYGRICVNFPALLHASGLCQAVAFCQAKGSAPGREHFIQFLNDLADTVGVDHSWTVAREADLVQYIRLTQRVMQAATWYKRYAEAILKVQPGED is encoded by the coding sequence ATGCAAACGAGACAGCAGCAGTGGGCGCGGGATGTGTACGAAAAGATCGACCGTGTCGAAAAGCGAAGTCGGGAGGAGCAAAAAGATTACGGCCGCATTTGCGTAAATTTCCCGGCGTTGTTGCATGCGTCCGGGTTGTGTCAAGCGGTTGCTTTTTGTCAGGCCAAGGGGTCGGCGCCGGGAAGGGAACATTTTATACAGTTCCTCAATGATTTAGCCGATACCGTGGGGGTTGACCACTCATGGACCGTGGCTCGCGAAGCCGATTTGGTGCAATATATACGGTTGACCCAACGGGTCATGCAGGCAGCCACTTGGTATAAACGATACGCGGAAGCGATTCTAAAGGTTCAACCGGGAGAGGACTGA